One stretch of Malus domestica chromosome 14, GDT2T_hap1 DNA includes these proteins:
- the LOC139191539 gene encoding uncharacterized protein: MFLADNALMWWRRRSMEIEQGTFSLTTWDEFKKDLMLHFYPQNAKYEAKEKLRWLKQTGSVKDYVNAFVSLLFEVPNMLEEDKLMYFMSGLQNWAKLELQRRHVQTLSDAITAAESLIEFKSSHQGDSKSTGKKGNHERSGGEHKPKDKAETSKPKEKKADKHDKGKGKSWQPTCYLCDGPHMMRDCPQKKALKAMAFKEDKADESNDATMGCIHLLNAIQTTLPQPKAQVGGGSLFVDVKTGDKTTRVLVDTGATHNFMTSEEATRLGLRVTKEPGSVKTVNSAATPIVGVARNVQVDIGTWKGKIDFTVVKMDDYGVVIGLEFMDKVRAFPIPFYNILHGPHFLQP, encoded by the coding sequence ATGTTCTTAGCTGACAATGCCCTTATGTGGTGGCGTCGTCGGAGCATGGAGATTGAGCAAGGTACGTTCTCTCTCACCACTTGGGATGAATTTAAGAAAGATCTTATGTTGCACTTCTATCCCCAAAATGCCAAGTACGAAGCCAAGGAGAAACTAAGGTGGCTCAAGCAAACGGGGAGCGTCAAAGACTATGTCAACGCCTTCGTGAGCTTGTTATTCGAGGTGCCCAACATGTTAGAGGAAGACAAGCTCATGTACTTCATGAGTGGACTGCAAAATTGGGCAAAACTCGAACTACAAAGGAGACACGTGCAAACATTGTCTGATGCCATTACCGCTGCCGAATCCTTgattgagtttaaatcaagccacCAAGGTGATTCCAAGTCCACGGGGAAGAAGGGTAACCATGAGAGAAGTGGGGGAGAACATAAGCCGAAGGACAAGGCCGAGACAAGCAAACCGAAGGAGAAGAAAGCCGATAAGCATGACAAAGGCAAGGGTAAGTCTTGGCAACCCACTTGTTACCTATGCGACGGCCCTCACATGATGCGAGATTGCCCACAAAAGAAGGCCCTTAAGGCCATGGCCTTCAAGGAGGACAAGGCCGATGAGAGTAACGATGCAACGATGGGATGCATCCATCTACTGAATGCCATCCAGACAACCCTCCCACAACCTAAGGCTCAAGTTGGAGGAGGATCATTGTTCGTCGACGTCAAGACTGGTGACAAGACGACGCGTGTGTTGGTGGACACGGGAGCAACACACAACTTCATGACGTCGGAGGAAGCCACAAGGCTTGGCCTCCGAGTCACAAAGGAGCCTGGTAGCGTGAAGACAGTAAATTCCGCTGCCACCCCCATTGTTGGAGTTGCGCGCAATGTACAAGTAGACATTGGCACATGGAAGGGAAAGATCGACTTCACCGTAGTCAAGATGGACGACTATGGCGTAGTCATTGGGTTAGAGTTCATGGACAAGGTACGAGCCTTTCCCATTCCCTTTTACAATATTTTGCACGGGCCACATTTCTTGCAACCCTAA